One segment of Brassica napus cultivar Da-Ae chromosome C3, Da-Ae, whole genome shotgun sequence DNA contains the following:
- the LOC106448984 gene encoding mitogen-activated protein kinase 8-like, whose protein sequence is MLLMSKDTRIKHIMLPPSRREFRDIYVVFELMESDLHQVIKGNDDLTAEHHQFFLYQLLRGLKYVHAGLCSYSVYTPTIDIWSVGCIFAQMLLGKPLFPGKNVVHQLDLMTDFLGTPPPESISRIRNEKARRYLSSMRKNQPVPLSHKFTKADPLALRLLERLLAFDPKDRASAEDALSDPYFSGLSNSEREPSTQPISKLEFDFERKKLTKDDVRELIYQEILEYHPQMLEEYKRGGDQLSFMYPRLASIFIEHILFKQ, encoded by the exons ATGTTGCTCATGTCCAAAGACACTCGGATCAAACACATCATGCTACCTCCTTCTCGCCGAGAGTTCAGGGATATTTACGTTGTGTTCGAGTTGATGGAGTCTGATCTCCACCAGGTGATTAAGGGCAACGATGATTTAACTGCTGAGCATCATCAGTTTTTCTTGTATCAGCTTCTCCGTGGTCTTAAATATGTTCACGCAG GATTATGTAGCTACTCGGTG TATACACCTACGATTGATATCTGGAGTGTTGGTTGCATTTTTGCGCAAATGCTTTTAGGTAAGCCTTTGTTTCCCGGGAAAAACGTGGTGCACCAATTGGATCTTATGACTGACTTCCTTGGCACTCCACCTCCTGAGTCTATATCAAGG ATTAGAAATGAAAAGGCGAGGAGGTATCTTAGCAGCATGAGGAAAAATCAGCCAGTCCCTCTCTCTCATAAGTTCACTAAAGCTGATCCTTTGGCTCTCCGCCTTCTTGAACGCCTGCTTGCCTTTGATCCCAAAGACCGTGCATCTGCTGAAGAT GCATTATCTGATCCATACTTCAGTGGTCTGTCAAACTCAGAGCGTGAACCATCAACACAGCCAATCTCAAAGCTTGAGTTTGATTTCGAGAGAAAGAAGTTAACAAAAGATGATGTCAGAGAATTAATCTACCAAGAG ATATTGGAGTATCATCCTCAGATGTTGGAGGAATACAAGCGCGGTGGTGATCAGCTTAGCTTCATGTACCCTAGGTTAGCTTCAATATTTATagaacatattttatttaaacagtga
- the LOC106447623 gene encoding glyceraldehyde-3-phosphate dehydrogenase, cytosolic-like, with the protein MAGGKIKIGINGFGRIGRLVARVVLQRDDVELVAVNDPFITTEYMTYMFKYDSVHGQWKHNELKVKDEKTLLFGEKPVTVFGIRNPEDIPWGEAGADFVVESTGVFTDKDKAAAHLKGGAKKVVISAPSKDAPMFVVGVNEHEYKSDLDIVSNASCTTNCLAPLAKVINDRFGIVEGLMTTVHSITATQKTVDGPSMKDWRGGRAASFNIIPSSTGAAKAVGKVLPQLNGKLTGMSFRVPTVDVSVVDLTVRLEKAATYDQIKKAIKEESEGKLKGILGYTEDDVVSTDFIGDSRSSIFDAKAGIALSDNFVKLVSWYDNEWGYSTRVVDLIVHMSKA; encoded by the exons ATGG CTGGCGGTAAGATCAAGATCGGAATCAACG GATTCGGAAGAATCGGTCGTTTGGTTGCTAGAgttgttcttcagagagacgaCGTTGAGCTCGTAGCCGTCAACGATCCCTTCATCACCACTGAGTACATG ACGTACATGTTCAAGTACGACAGTGTTCACGGTCAATGGAAACACAATGAGCTCAAGGTCAAGGATGAGAAGACTCTTCTCTTTGGTGAGAAGCCAGTCACCGTCTTCGGTATTAG GAACCCTGAGGATATCCCATGGGGTGAGGCTGGAGCTGACTTCGTTGTTGAGTCTACCGGTGTTTTCACTGACAAGGACAAAGCTGCTGCTCACTTGAAG GGTGGTGCTAAGAAGGTTGTCATCTCTGCCCCGAGCAAGGACGCTCCCATGTTTGTTGTTGGTGTTAACGAGCACGAGTACAAGTCCGACCTTGACATTGTCTCCAACGCTAGTTGCACCACTAACTGCCTTGCTCCCCTTGCCAAG GTTATCAACGACAGGTTCGGAATTGTTGAGGGTCTCATGACTACCGTCCACTCTATCACTG CTACTCAGAAGACTGTTGATGGACCATCAATGAAGGACTGGAGAGGTGGGAGAGCTGCTTCATTCAACATCATTCCCAGCAGCACCGGAGCTGCCAAGGCTGTCGGAAAGGTGCTTCCACAGCTCAATGGAAAGTTGACAGGAATGTCCTTCCGTGTTCCCACCGTTGATGTCTCAGTTGTTGACCTCACGGTCAGACTCGAGAAAGCTGCAACCTACGATCAAATCAAGAAGGCTATCAA GGAGGAATCTGAAGGAAAGCTAAAGGGAATCCTTGGTTACACCGAAGACGATGTTGTGTCAACTGACTTCATTGGTGACAGCAGGTCGAGCATTTTTGACGCAAAGGCTGGAATCGCATTGAGTGACAACTTCGTGAAGCTGGTGTCATGGTATGACAACGAATGGGGTTACAGTACCCGTGTGGTCGACTTGATCGTTCACATGTCAAAGGCCTAA
- the LOC106447622 gene encoding U11/U12 small nuclear ribonucleoprotein 48 kDa protein produces the protein MDRPPSFPHYQIPNPNFFPQPPLPLKNLNTFSIAPSPPPIHSISSTLSSLQSLISESQRTLASLSQNLSIDNSSLLNNDNFVRCPFDPNHLMPPEALFLHSLRCPKPLDLTHLLGSFTSYRNKLELPLNNGGGDVCFFYKECPGVVSFSGIDNSKKSLKLCSDFVGSCEEEKKKKSVLDRRLRLLPSDVYAVKSEIGRWREYPSSYSYSVLSSILSSRVVGMSELSTWILVNSMRYGVIIDTYIRDHVFLLFRLCLKAVVEEASGFIIESDANSCKRRTYECPVLVRVLSWLASQLAVLYGEGNGKFFALDMFKHCIEVSASRIMLFRSPESSGVLEVMDDAKFGNEDVAAAVAALYERSKLERKMRAIRYAQPLTRYQRVAEHGVMTAKADEERKGRPNYRPIIDHDGLPRQRSSNQDMDKRKTREELLAEERDYKRRRMSYRGKKVKRTPRQVLRDMIEGFTEEVKLAGGIGCFEKGMPLHSSSSSIGNDQKESVSTTLTDASARAYNQGKGEKRADSEYPMDTRTSTDRGKRYEEYDSSSSQRQQSRRSYKRSVRRDDDEYRRTKRGSHEKESHHQNHISSRERSSSDYKTKRDDGYDRRSSRETRKQNSFEDRYNPLERD, from the exons ATGGATCGACCACCGTCGTTTCCTCACTATCAAATCCCTAATCCTAATTTCTTCCCCCAACCTCCTCTTCCTCTCAAAAACCTCAACACTTTCTCCATCGCTCCATCTCCACCACCAATCCACTCCATCTCCAGTACACTCTCCTCTCTACAGTCCCTAATCTCAGAATCCCAACGCACATTAGCTTCCCTCTCGCAAAATCTATCTATAGATAACTCTTCTCTTCTCAACAATGACAATTTTGTTCGGTGCCCGTTTGATCCTAATCACCTCATGCCACCAGAAGCCCTCTTCCTCCATTCACTTCGTTGCCCAAAGCCTCTTGATCTCACTCACCTCCTTGGATCATTCACTAGTTACCGGAACAAGCTCGAGCTGCCGTTAAATAACGGCGGAGGCGACGTTTGTTTCTTCTACAAGGAGTGCCCAGGCGTTGTTAGCTTCTCTGGGATCGATAATAGCAAGAAAAGTTTAAAACTTTGCAGTGATTTTGTAGGTTCttgtgaggaagagaagaagaagaagagtgtgtTGGATAGACGGTTAAGGCTCTTGCCGTCTGATGTCTATGCAGTGAAGAGTGAGATTGGGAGATGGAGAGAGTATCCGAGTTCTTATTCATATAGTGTTCTTTCTTCGATTCTGAGTTCGAGAGTGGTTGGAATGAGTGAGTTAAGTACATGGATTCTGGTGAACTCCATGAGATATGGCGTTATAATTGATACATACATTAGGGATCATGTGTTCTTGCTCTTTAGATTGTGTCTGAAAGCTGTTGTTGAGGAAGCTAGTGGGTTTATAATAGAGTCTGATGCTAATTCGTGCAAAAGGAGAACGTATGAGTGTCCGGTTTTGGTTCGAGTGTTGTCTTGGTTAGCTTCTCAGCTTGCTGTCTTGTACGGAGAAGGCAACGGGAAGTTTTTTGCTCTAGACATGTTTAAACACTGCATTGAAGTGTCTGCCTCTCGGATTATGTTGTTCCGGTCACCTGAATCCTCTGGTGTTCTCGAGGTTATGGATGATGCAAAGTTCGGTAATGAGGATGTGGCAGCAGCTGTTGCAGCGTTGTATGAAAGATCCAAGCTTGAACGAAAAATGAGAGCGATTCGGTATGCGCAACCACTAACAAGATATCAGCG GGTAGCTGAGCATGGTGTTATGACGGCTAAAGCTGATGAGGAACGGAAGGGACGTCCTAACTACCGACCTATTATTGATCATGATGGTCTTCCGAGACAACGCTCATCGAATCAG gatatggataaaaggaagACAAGAGAAGAGCTTTTAGCTGAAGAGAGAGATTACAAGCGTCGAAGAATGTCGTACCGTGGTAAGAAGGTCAAACGAACTCCTCGACAG GTGTTGCGTGATATGATAGAAGGATTTACAGAAGAAGTTAAGCTAGCAGGAGGCATTGGATGTTTTGAGAAGGGAATGCCATTGCACTCCTCCTCGTCTTCTATAGGCAATGATCAGAAAGAAAGTGTGTCAACGACATTGACAGACGCATCAGCAAGAGCCTATAACCAAGGGAAAGGAGAGAAGCGTGCAGATAGTGAATATCCGATGGATACTAGAACCAGTACAGATAGAGGAAAGCGGTATGAGGAATATGATTCCAGTAGCTCACAGAGACAGCAAAGTCGCAGATCATACAAGCGCAGTGTTCGAAGAGATGATGATGAATACAGAAGGACCAAACGAGGTAGCCACGAAAAGGAATCTCATCATCAGAACCACATATCATCTCGTGAAAGGAGTTCTTCAGATTACAAAACCAAAAGGGACGATGGTTATGACCGCCGCAGCAGTCGGGAAACTAGGAAGCAAAACTCGTTTGAAGATAGATACAATCCattagaaagagattga
- the LOC106450341 gene encoding pyruvate kinase, cytosolic isozyme encodes MEKILDGRTNGALKKTKIVCTLGPVSRSVEMIEKLLRAGMNVARFNFSHGTHEYHQGTLDNLRIAMKNTGILCAVMLDTKGPEIRTGFLKEGKPVQLTQGQELTISTDYTLEGDSNTISMSYKKLAEDLNPGKVILCSDGTISLTVLSCDQANGLVRCRCENSATLGEKKNVNLPGVVVDLPTLTEKDQEDILKWGVPNKIDIIALSFVRKGSDLDLVRRLLGEHAKSIVLMSKVENQEGVMNFDEILKKSDAFMVARGDLGMEIPIERIFQAQKMMISRANAVGKPVVTATQMLESMTKSPLPTRAEATDVANAVLDGTDCVMLSGETAAGAHPEAAVKIMARICKVAEDTIDYEAVHERIQEAVPLPLSPIEDLAASAVSKAKIHNAKAIVVLTKGGYTAALVAKYRPSVPILSVAVADDCESRCSVSVAKRGLIYRGIVPVVATGESTEERTRFAMEFAKEKGICKSGDSAVLLHYIDGSSVLKILPVE; translated from the exons atggagAAGATACTTGACGGAAGAACTAATGGAGCACTCAAGAAGACCAAGATCGTGTGTACTCTTGGACCAGTGTCCAGGTCTGTTGAGATGATCGAGAAGCTTCTCAGAGCTGGTATGAACGTTGCCCGTTTCAACTTCTCCCATGGCACTCACGAGTACCACCAAGGAACTCTCGATAACCTCAGAATCGCCATGAAGAACACTGGTATTCTATGTGCCGTCATGCTTGACACAAAG GGTCCTGAGATTCGAACCGGATTTCTCAAAGAAGGCAAACCGGTTCAGCTAACTCAAGGTCAAGAGCTCACAATCTCAACTGACTACACATTGGAAGGAGACTCAAACACAATCTCCATGAGCTACAAGAAGCTTGCTGAGGATCTCAACCCAGGGAAAGTGATTCTCTGTTCAGACGGTACAATCTCTCTAACCGTCTTGTCATGCGACCAGGCCAACGGTCTTGTCCGTTGCCGATGCGAGAACTCAGCAACCCTAGGAGAGAAAAAGAACGTTAACCTCCCAGGAGTTGTGGTTGATCTCCCAACGCTCACAGAGAAAGATCAAGAAGATATCCTCAAGTGGGGAGTTCCTAACAAGATCGATATCATCGCTCTCTCCTTTGTTCGTAAAGGTTCTGATCTTGACCTAGTCAGGAGGTTACTTGGAGAGCACGCAAAGAGTATCGTGCTTATGTCAAAG GTTGAGAATCAAGAAGGAGTGATGAACTTCGACGAGATTTTAAAGAAGTCTGATGCATTCATGGTGGCTAGAGGCGATCTAGGTATGGAGATTCCGATCGAGAGGATCTTCCAAGCTCAGAAGATGATGATATCGAGAGCTAACGCTGTCGGAAAACCTGTCGTGACAGCCACGCAGATGCTCGAGTCCATGACGAAATCTCCTCTTCCGACAAGAGCCGAAGCAACAGACGTGGCCAACGCTGTCCTTGACGGCACGGACTGCGTCATGCTCAGCGGAGAAACCGCCGCCGGGGCCCACCCTGAAGCCGCCGTGAAGATCATGGCGAGAATCTGTAAAGTGGCAGAGGACACCATCGACTACGAAGCTGTGCACGAGAGGATCCAAGAAGCTGTTCCCTTGCCGCTGTCTCCTATCGAGGACTTGGCAGCTTCCGCCGTGTCCAAGGCCAAGATTCACAACGCCAAGGCGATTGTGGTGCTCACTAAAGGCGGCTACACGGCGGCGCTTGTGGCGAAGTACAGGCCTAGCGTTCCGATTCTGTCGGTGGCTGTGGCGGATGATTGTGAGTCGAGGTGCTCCGTTTCGGTGGCGAAACGTGGCTTGATTTACCGTGGGATCGTTCCGGTGGTTGCGACCGGTGAGTCAACGGAGGAGAGGACGAGGTTCGCGATGGAGTTTGCTAAGGAGAAGGGGATATGTAAGAGTGGAGACTCTGCTGTGTTGTTGCATTACATTGATGGTTCCTCCGTTCTTAAGATACTCCCTGTTGAGTAG
- the LOC106447620 gene encoding T-complex protein 1 subunit theta → MTMSMQPYGIQSMLKEGYRHLSGLDEAVIKNIEACKELSTITRTSLGPNGMNKMVINHLDKLFVTNDAATIVNELEIQHPAAKILVLAAKAQQEEIGDGANLTISFAGELLQNAEELIRMGLHPSEIICGYNKAIIKVVEVLEDLVESGSETMDVREKDEVVSRMRAAVASKQFGQEEIICSLVADACIQVCPKNPTNFNVDNVRVAKLLGGGLHNSCIVRGMVLKSDAVGSIKRMEKAKVAVFAGGVDTTATETKGTVLIHSAEQLENYAKTEEAKVEELIKAVAESGAKVIVSGGSVGEMALHFCERYKIMVLKISSKFELRRFCRAAGAVAHLKLSRPSPDDLGYVDSISVEEIGGVTVTIARNEQGGNSISTVVLRGSTDSILDDLERAVDDGVNTYKAMCRDSRIVPGAAATEIELAQRLKEYANAETGLDKYAISKYAESFEFVPKTLADNAGLNAMEIIASLYTGHGSGNTKLGIDLEEGACKDVSETKVWDLFATKLFALKYASDAACTVLRVDQIIMAKQAGGPRRDAAAAAGAGAEED, encoded by the exons ATGACAATGTCGATGCAGCCGTACGGTATCCAGTCGATGCTCAAGGAAGGCTACAGGCATCTCTCGGGCCTAGACGAGGCCGTCATCAAGAACATCGAAGCTTGCAAGGAGCTCTCCACCATCACCCGCACTTCCCTCGGCCCCAACG GGATGAACAAAATGGTTATAAACCATTTGGATAAGCTCTTTGTGACCAACGACGCTGCGACGATTGTGAATGAGCTCGAGATTCAGCATCCTGCTGCGAAGATTCTTGTGCTAGCTGCCAAGGCTCAGCAGGAAGAGATCGGAGATGGAGCTAATCTGACGATCTCCTTTGCTGGTGAGCTTTTGCAGAATGCTGAGGAGCTTATTAGGATGGGGTTGCATCCGAGTGAGATCATTTGTGGATATAACAAAGCAATTATTAAG GTTGTTGAAGTTCTTGAAGATTTGGTTGAGAGTGGTTCTGAGACTATGGATGTGCGTGAGAAAGATGAAGTTGTTTCGAGGATGAGGGCTGCTGTTGCAAGCAAGCAGTTTGGTCAAGAAGAGATTATATGTTCTTTAGTTGCTGAT gCGTGCATTCAAGTCTGTCCAAAGAATCCAACCAATTTCAATGTCGATAATGTCCGTGTTGCCAAGCTCTTGGGAGGAGGATTGCACAACTCTTGCATAGTACGTGGCATGGTTTTGAAAAGTGATGCTGTTGGGAGCATAAAGCGAATGGAGAAGGCTAAG GTTGCTGTGTTTGCTGGGGGCGTCGATACCACTGCTACAGAGACAAAAGGAACTGTCTTGATCCATAGTGCTGAGCAG CTGGAGAACTATGCAAAGACAGAGGAAGCTAAAGTTGAGGAGCTGATTAAAGCTGTTGCTGAATCAGGAGCTAAAGTGATTGTCAGTGGGGGATCAGTTGGAGAAATGGCATTGCATTTCTGTGAGCGCTACAA GATAATGGTCTTGAAAATCAGCTCAAAGTTTGAACTGAGGCGTTTCTGCCGGGCAGCTGGGGCTGTCGCTCAT TTGAAATTGAGCCGGCCAAGTCCTGATGATCTGGGCTACGTTGATTCCATATCAGTTGAGGAAATTGGTGGTGTGACA GTCACTATTGCAAGAAATGAGCAAGGTGGTAACTCAATCTCTACTGTCGTTTTGCGTGGGAGCACAGACAGCATTTTGGACGACCTTGAAAGAGCTGTTGACGATGGAGTTAATACATACAAG GCGATGTGCAGAGACAGCCGTATCGTTCCTGGGGCTGCAGCTACTGAAATAGAACTGGCTCAGAGATTGAAGGAATATGCCAACGCAGAAACTGG GTTGGACAAATATGCCATCTCCAAATACGCAGAGAGCTTCGAGTTTGTACCCAAAACTCTTGCCGACAACGCTGGCCTCAATGCGATGGAAATCATTGCTTCTCTGTACACTGGACACGGATCAGGAAACACAAAGCTAGGCATTGACTTGGAGGAAGGTGCTTGTAAAGATGTCTCGGAGACAAAAGTGTGGGATCTTTTTGCAACCAA GTTATTTGCTCTTAAGTACGCTTCTGATGCTGCATGCACGGTGCTTCGCGTAGACCAG ATTATAATGGCGAAGCAAGCAGGTGGACCAAGGAGAGACGCTGCAGCAGCCGCTGGTGCAGGGGCAGAGGAAGACTAA